In Daphnia magna isolate NIES linkage group LG6, ASM2063170v1.1, whole genome shotgun sequence, the following are encoded in one genomic region:
- the LOC116924828 gene encoding charged multivesicular body protein 6-A has product MGNIFGTKKKTRVTEQDKAVLQLKQQRDKLKQYQKKILTVIEKDKELARKLLKEDKRERAKLLLKKKRYQEQLVEKTDKQLDTVEQLVHDLEFAQVEMQVLNSLKAGNESLKEVHKLFSIEDIDKIMDETREGIEKQKEIDDILAGALTTEDEDAVDLEFEEILRQSLPDVPKISDVDTSEIELPSVPTEEPKPKKEKIGRDPVPLPA; this is encoded by the exons ATGGGAAATATTTTTGGCACTAAAAAAAAGACCCGGGTTACCGAACAGGATAAAGCAGTATTG CAACTCAAACAACAAAGGGATAAACTGAAACAGTATCAGAAGAAAATTCTGACAGTTAttgaaaaagataaagaactgGCACGCAAACTTCTTAAAGAAGACAAGAGAGA ACGGGCAAAATTAttgctaaaaaagaaaagatatcaAGAGCAGCTAGTTGAGAAAACAGACAAACAGTTGGACACAGTTGAACAACTTGTTCATGATCTTGAATTTGCTCAAGTTGAGATGCAG GTTTTGAATAGTTTAAAAGCTGGCAATGAATCTTTAAAGGAAGTCCACAAGCTTTTTTCCATTGAGGATATTGATAAAATCATGGATGAAACTAGAGAAGGAATTGAAAAACAGAAG GAAATCGATGACATTTTAGCAGGGGCATTGACAACTGAAGATGAAGATGCTGTAGACTTGGAATTTGAAGAAATACTTAGGCAAAGTCTACCTGATGTACCTAAAATTTCCGATGTTGACACATCCGAAATTGAACTGCCTTCCGTTCCGACAGAGGAGCCAAAACccaagaaagagaaaatcgGCCGAGATCCAGTACCATTACCAGCCTGA